ATGTATGTATTTAATATCAAGCCGGACCCATCTGTCAAAGTTTATGTTGTTTCTGCCCATCACCTGCCAGTAACATGTAAGCCCCGGTTTTACGGACAGCCTCAGCATCTGATAATCAGTGTACTGCTTGACCTCAGAAGGAAGAGGCGGCCTGGGCCCTACAATGCTCATATCGCCCTTTAATATATTGATAAGCTGTGGAAGTTCATCTATGCTTGTTTTCCTTATAAACTTTCCTATTCTCGTTATCCTCGGGTCATCCCTGATTTTAAAAACAGGCCCGTCCTGTTCATTCTTATCTTTCAAACCATCGAGAAGATCCTCTGCGTTGCATACCATGGAGCGGAATTTCAGCATTTTAAACAATTTTCCGCCTTTACCGCATCTTGCCTGTTTAAAAAATACAGGACCCTTCGAATCGATTTTTATTAAGACGGCTACTATAATAAATAGTGGAGATAAAATAATCAAAGCAAAAAATGAGCAGAATAAATCAAATAAACGCTTGAAGAACAGGTATGTTCTGTTTTCTTCATTCAGTGCCGCTTCGTAAGAAGTTTCCGCTTTTACGATAGTACTGTCATTCATTGTTTCCCCTCCTATTATAAATATAAAAGCTTTTGTATAAATTGCGTAAATATTACACATAATAGCATATTTTTTAGTAAAACACTACTAAATTATAATAGCACAAATACAGAAAAATTTCCAGATTCAGCTTCGGTTATTTTCATTTCCGACTTTTTTCAAGGATTTTTTATAAATATTCGTGTTGTTATATGGAAATTATTGACATGTAATAAAAATATTATAACAATTTCTTTAACGAAACTTGAATATCGTTAATATAATAAATGGAGATTATTTTAAGATAAGGTGCATAATGTGCTGTCACCTGTAAGATCCTATAGGGATATCTATGACGACTTCGATTTCGATTTAAGGGAATGCAAAATGCTTGGCGAAGGCCATAACGGCATCGTTTATCTCCTACCCGACGGGAAGGCGATAAAAATCTTCAAGGATAAAAAGCACTGCGTCAAAGAATATGACATATTGAAAGCAGTAAACGGAAATAAATATTTCCCTAAGGTTTATTCCTGCGGGGGCAATTACATCATAAGGGACTTCGTAGGGGGAGAATGTGCAAAGGATTATATAAAGAAAAAGGGATTGAGTAAAAAATTGGCTTTAAATCTCATACACCTTTTGGAGGAGTTTATAAATTTGAAATTTACAAGGATCGATATAAGATGCAGGGACTTGTATATTCAGGATGACGAATCCATACTTGTTATCGACCCGAAATCCTCTTTCAGCAGGAACATACCATTCCCCAGGCATCTTTCAAAAGGGCTTAAAAAATTAAAGGTGCTTGACAAGTTTCTTAAAATATTAAAGCAGGAGAACGGCAAGCTCTATGACGACTGGGTACCCGCTTTAAAAAAATGCGGCTTGCTGCAAAAGTGCCATTGAGTATTTGAATCCAAATACTCAATGGCACTTCAATATATGCTTGTTTTCTTCAATTCGATAGGGCATGGATCTATTTGTGAAGTATTTTTTCAACCTTTGGCGCCCTCAGCCTGTGGGCCTGCTGCATATCGGAACCTAAAAGAGGCATCACATAATGCTTGAATTGTTCCGTAACGTTGTTTCCATCGGCATTTATGAATTCATCGGGCATAACCTTCGTCTTCCCCGCCACTTCAGGCATAGGTACGAGGCTGTAATCCACCGAATAATAACCGGTCCTTTTTATTGTAATTGAACCGTCTATGTTATGCCAGATGGCAAATTGCGCGGACTTTTCGCCGACTTCCCTTGCCTCATGCTGGTCCACATCAGATACGCACCCGAAAAATGATCTTTGAAGGTAACCGAACGTATCCGATCTTACTCTATGTATGTTGAGTTTTTTCTTTACATAATCTGCAAGCAGATCCCCGAGAAGCCCGTTTCCGGAAAGCTGTACGTTCCCATGGGCGTCCACTTCATTTTTCTGCATCAGCTTTGTGACTATGGGCACTCCGTCTTTATCCTTTATCCCTTCCGAAACGGCAATAAGGCACCTTCCGTATTTGTTGTAAACCTCTTTGACATCTTCGACATATTTGTCAACGTCAAAGGGCTTTTCAGGAAGATATATTAAATGCGGCCCGTCGTCGGGATATTTCTGGGCGATGGAAGCCGCCGCCGTCAAAAATCCGGAATTCCTTCCCATCACAACTCCCACATGCACTCCCGGAAGAGCCCTGTTATCGAGGTTGATGCCTATGAATGAATTCGCCACAAACCTTGCC
This DNA window, taken from Clostridiales bacterium, encodes the following:
- a CDS encoding 6-phosphofructokinase; the protein is MKLEGKVVVAQGGGPTAVINQSLVGVVLESRKFPQVTKVYGAVNGVAGMINEDFLDLTQETTHNLEQVAVTPSSALFSTRDKPDKKYCQEIFKVLKAHDVRYFFYIGGNDSADTLRIVNEEAEQSDYEFRAIHIPKTIDNDIVMNDHTPGYGSAARFVANSFIGINLDNRALPGVHVGVVMGRNSGFLTAAASIAQKYPDDGPHLIYLPEKPFDVDKYVEDVKEVYNKYGRCLIAVSEGIKDKDGVPIVTKLMQKNEVDAHGNVQLSGNGLLGDLLADYVKKKLNIHRVRSDTFGYLQRSFFGCVSDVDQHEAREVGEKSAQFAIWHNIDGSITIKRTGYYSVDYSLVPMPEVAGKTKVMPDEFINADGNNVTEQFKHYVMPLLGSDMQQAHRLRAPKVEKILHK
- a CDS encoding sugar transferase, with translation MNDSTIVKAETSYEAALNEENRTYLFFKRLFDLFCSFFALIILSPLFIIVAVLIKIDSKGPVFFKQARCGKGGKLFKMLKFRSMVCNAEDLLDGLKDKNEQDGPVFKIRDDPRITRIGKFIRKTSIDELPQLINILKGDMSIVGPRPPLPSEVKQYTDYQMLRLSVKPGLTCYWQVMGRNNINFDRWVRLDIKYIHERSFLVDLKLIFKTFKVFLGDENAS
- a CDS encoding protein kinase — translated: MLGEGHNGIVYLLPDGKAIKIFKDKKHCVKEYDILKAVNGNKYFPKVYSCGGNYIIRDFVGGECAKDYIKKKGLSKKLALNLIHLLEEFINLKFTRIDIRCRDLYIQDDESILVIDPKSSFSRNIPFPRHLSKGLKKLKVLDKFLKILKQENGKLYDDWVPALKKCGLLQKCH